A stretch of the Candidatus Jettenia sp. AMX2 genome encodes the following:
- a CDS encoding metallophosphoesterase family protein, which yields MVATIRSARQGRNMTHFPLSIFVRTGCTEREIAARLFVFENGVYCIVLYCIVPAVILRMWREDFALIYGIIGDIHSNYEALAAVIREFQQEQVEQILCIGDIVGYAAEPVECIDLLSDLKCISVAGNHDYAVAGKFPGEYFHADARAAVLWTVKQLPDGYTDYLKNLPLVKEINDITLVHGSLNHPEIFYYIVSERDARLNLNLLKTSICFYGHTHVPLAVLSDNRNMRVESGPVIDLNTAEKFLINVGSVGQPRDWDLRASCVVYDTKKKIVKIKRIKYDIDRAVEKIYSAGLPRINAMRLTEYIS from the coding sequence ATGGTAGCAACTATCCGGTCAGCACGGCAGGGGAGAAACATGACTCATTTTCCTTTGTCCATTTTCGTAAGGACTGGATGCACGGAAAGAGAGATTGCGGCAAGGTTATTTGTCTTCGAAAACGGAGTGTATTGTATTGTATTGTATTGTATTGTACCCGCAGTTATTTTACGGATGTGGAGAGAGGATTTTGCATTGATCTACGGAATAATAGGGGATATACATAGTAATTATGAAGCTTTAGCGGCAGTGATTCGGGAGTTTCAACAGGAACAGGTTGAGCAGATATTATGCATCGGGGATATTGTAGGTTATGCCGCAGAACCGGTAGAATGCATCGATTTACTTTCTGATTTAAAATGCATAAGTGTTGCAGGGAACCATGACTATGCAGTTGCAGGGAAATTTCCCGGAGAATATTTCCATGCGGATGCAAGGGCGGCTGTGTTGTGGACTGTCAAACAACTACCAGATGGATATACGGACTATTTGAAAAATTTACCACTGGTGAAAGAGATTAACGATATTACCCTTGTTCATGGCTCTCTCAACCATCCGGAAATCTTTTATTACATAGTATCCGAGCGCGATGCACGATTGAATCTGAATTTGTTAAAGACTTCAATTTGTTTTTACGGCCATACCCATGTACCATTGGCAGTTTTGTCTGATAACAGAAATATGCGTGTTGAAAGTGGACCCGTTATAGATTTGAATACAGCAGAGAAGTTTCTTATCAATGTGGGAAGTGTGGGGCAGCCCCGGGACTGGGACCTCAGGGCTTCCTGTGTTGTCTATGATACTAAAAAAAAGATTGTAAAAATAAAACGCATTAAATACGATATTGACAGAGCGGTTGAAAAGATATATTCGGCAGGCTTACCCAGAATTAACGCCATGCGTTTAACTGAATATATTTCATGA
- a CDS encoding ATP-binding protein: MAIFTFDKSHSLGKVRAVDTRKVNIQVNSDEDLRKARVGQLVALSLPGAVEEWLIGIIDKIIKTPVLEEQPITEENGSAEMAAMVLPRESVLNTVQLTLVGTVGLTTDNKTKFSRSLVQVPEIDGTCHILRDAQLQTFMRLLSAEGKTEHSLEIGRYTIDENAKAYLDGNKLFQRHASLLGSTGSGKSWMVALILEQAAKLPSANIIVFDLHGEYRELSYSRHLHIPGPEELGQTDHSLLFLPYWLLNAEELQAMFIDRSEFSAHNQVMAFQDTVIAEKKKTLETLKKTDVLNAFTLDSPIPFQIKNVLKELERQNTEMVPGSSGKDKQGPFYGQFSRLLVRLNSKVSDKRYGFLFQAPDSEHQYDAMAGMITRLMDYSTHNAQIKVIDFSEVPADILPVIVGLVARIIYQVQFWTDRDKRRPMALVCDEAHLYLPKKDGKNPVEQRAIENFEKIAKEGRKYGVALLIISQRPSDVSSTILSQCNNVIALRLTNGDDQSTVKLLMPESLEGLMDTLPILDIGEALIVGDAVLLPSRIRINKPSETPLSATIDFWDEWNKKPEKPDFLKAVENMRRQNRT; encoded by the coding sequence ATGGCAATATTTACATTCGACAAATCACACTCACTTGGGAAAGTCCGCGCTGTGGATACCAGAAAAGTGAACATCCAAGTCAACAGCGATGAAGACCTTCGCAAAGCGCGTGTTGGACAGCTTGTGGCACTCTCTCTTCCAGGCGCTGTCGAAGAATGGCTAATTGGCATCATCGACAAGATCATCAAAACACCCGTTTTGGAAGAGCAGCCCATTACCGAAGAGAACGGTTCTGCTGAAATGGCAGCTATGGTCTTGCCTCGAGAGAGTGTTCTCAACACGGTTCAATTGACGTTGGTGGGTACAGTTGGTTTGACAACCGACAATAAAACCAAGTTCTCCCGTTCACTAGTCCAAGTACCGGAGATTGACGGAACATGCCATATATTGCGCGACGCTCAGTTGCAGACCTTCATGCGTCTGCTTTCCGCCGAAGGTAAGACGGAACATTCATTGGAAATTGGCCGTTACACAATCGATGAGAACGCCAAAGCCTATTTAGATGGCAATAAGCTATTTCAACGTCATGCTTCCCTCTTAGGTAGCACAGGTTCAGGCAAATCCTGGATGGTTGCATTAATTCTTGAACAAGCGGCTAAATTGCCATCTGCCAACATAATTGTATTCGACCTTCATGGAGAGTACCGGGAATTGTCATACTCGCGACACCTCCACATTCCTGGTCCTGAGGAACTTGGGCAAACCGATCATTCTCTGCTATTTCTTCCATATTGGCTTCTCAATGCAGAGGAATTGCAGGCTATGTTCATTGACAGGAGCGAATTCAGTGCCCACAACCAAGTTATGGCATTTCAGGATACTGTTATTGCCGAAAAGAAGAAGACGCTCGAGACTTTGAAAAAAACAGATGTGCTGAATGCTTTCACACTTGATAGTCCCATCCCATTTCAAATCAAGAACGTTCTTAAGGAACTGGAGCGCCAGAACACGGAAATGGTCCCGGGGTCAAGCGGGAAGGACAAGCAAGGCCCATTCTACGGTCAGTTCAGCCGCCTTCTTGTGCGTCTGAACAGTAAGGTCAGCGACAAGCGTTACGGATTCCTTTTTCAGGCACCAGACTCCGAACATCAATATGATGCCATGGCCGGGATGATTACAAGGCTAATGGATTACTCGACGCACAATGCACAAATCAAGGTCATCGACTTTTCAGAGGTTCCAGCAGACATTTTGCCAGTAATTGTAGGATTGGTTGCTCGAATTATTTATCAGGTTCAATTCTGGACGGATCGCGATAAGCGTCGCCCAATGGCGCTTGTTTGCGATGAGGCACACCTATACCTTCCTAAAAAAGACGGAAAGAATCCTGTGGAACAACGCGCAATTGAGAACTTTGAGAAGATTGCCAAGGAAGGCCGCAAATATGGCGTAGCTCTTCTCATTATAAGCCAGCGTCCATCCGATGTCAGTTCCACGATACTCAGTCAGTGCAACAATGTCATCGCTCTGCGTTTGACCAATGGCGACGATCAGTCCACGGTTAAGCTCCTGATGCCAGAAAGCCTTGAGGGATTAATGGATACATTGCCTATTCTAGACATTGGTGAGGCGTTGATTGTGGGTGATGCTGTTTTGCTCCCAAGTAGAATCCGCATTAATAAACCAAGTGAAACACCTCTAAGTGCCACAATTGATTTCTGGGATGAATGGAACAAGAAACCTGAAAAACCAGATTTCTTGAAAGCAGTTGAGAACATGCGAAGGCAGAACAGAACATGA
- the serA gene encoding phosphoglycerate dehydrogenase encodes MMQVLITDELPDICTEILEKAKLKVLNKPGIKAEEFTRLIHNCEGVILRSGTKITASVLEHAGKLKAICRAGVGVDNVDVTAATKKGIVVMNTPEGNIISTAEHTVAMLFSLSRFIPQACASVKAGKWERKQFTGIQVAGKALGIIGLGRVGRQVAKRAAAMEMKVIGYDPFISHEVASNYSITIAKDLKELLSHADYITIHVPLNNETKNIITSREFSYMKKGARIINCARGGIISEEDLYQAIQSGHVAGAAIDVFDKEPPVGNKLLELDQVIATPHLGASTEEAQYAVAIEAAEQMADALTGRGFRNAVNLPTYNLDEYAILKPYISLAEKMGSLLVQIARGNIQTIDITYTGEICKKNIRLVTDSLLVGLLKPSLEDGVNIVSAPVLLAERGIKITVTTSNSSSDFTSLITTKIKRENGDITVSGTVFGRNEPRIVDINGYGVEAALDEHLLVLFGKDKPGFIGDIGSVLGRKKINIAKMAFGRKEVGGNAITILNVDATLPLECIREIEQLDHIESVHLVHF; translated from the coding sequence ATGATGCAGGTTTTAATTACCGATGAACTTCCTGACATATGCACAGAAATACTGGAAAAGGCGAAACTTAAGGTTTTAAATAAACCCGGTATAAAAGCAGAGGAATTCACAAGGCTTATACATAACTGTGAAGGTGTTATTCTGCGCAGTGGAACAAAAATTACCGCTTCCGTACTGGAGCATGCCGGTAAATTAAAAGCAATTTGCCGGGCAGGGGTAGGAGTTGACAACGTTGATGTAACTGCTGCCACAAAAAAAGGCATTGTAGTCATGAACACGCCGGAAGGAAATATTATTTCGACGGCCGAACATACCGTAGCCATGTTGTTTTCTCTTTCTCGGTTTATACCGCAGGCATGTGCGTCGGTAAAAGCTGGTAAATGGGAAAGGAAACAGTTCACGGGTATTCAGGTAGCCGGGAAGGCCCTTGGCATTATCGGATTAGGCCGGGTAGGCAGACAGGTTGCAAAACGGGCTGCAGCCATGGAAATGAAGGTAATAGGGTATGACCCTTTCATCTCCCATGAGGTTGCCTCAAATTACAGTATCACCATTGCAAAGGACCTTAAGGAATTGCTTTCACATGCAGATTATATCACCATCCATGTCCCGTTAAACAACGAAACAAAAAATATTATAACATCTCGGGAATTTTCCTATATGAAAAAAGGGGCCAGGATTATCAATTGTGCAAGAGGGGGGATTATTTCAGAAGAGGACCTTTATCAAGCAATACAGAGTGGACATGTGGCAGGAGCAGCCATTGATGTATTCGACAAAGAACCGCCCGTAGGAAACAAATTGCTTGAATTAGACCAGGTTATTGCAACGCCTCATTTAGGTGCATCAACAGAAGAAGCACAATATGCTGTCGCAATAGAAGCAGCAGAGCAAATGGCAGATGCCCTTACAGGGAGAGGATTTAGAAATGCAGTAAACCTTCCCACCTATAACCTCGACGAATATGCTATCCTGAAACCTTATATTTCCCTTGCAGAAAAGATGGGATCACTTCTGGTTCAGATTGCAAGAGGAAATATACAAACGATTGATATAACCTATACAGGAGAAATCTGCAAGAAGAATATCCGGCTCGTCACCGATAGTCTCCTTGTTGGATTATTGAAACCATCTCTTGAAGATGGTGTTAATATCGTCAGTGCACCCGTTCTTTTGGCTGAACGCGGTATTAAAATCACGGTAACAACGAGTAACAGCTCGAGCGATTTTACCAGCCTTATTACTACTAAAATAAAACGGGAAAACGGAGACATTACCGTTTCGGGTACTGTTTTTGGCAGAAATGAACCACGGATCGTTGATATCAACGGTTATGGGGTCGAAGCGGCACTGGACGAGCATCTGCTGGTTCTCTTTGGAAAAGACAAACCAGGGTTTATCGGCGATATTGGCTCGGTTCTTGGGCGCAAAAAAATCAACATAGCCAAAATGGCATTTGGCAGAAAAGAAGTAGGAGGTAACGCCATCACTATCTTAAATGTAGATGCAACATTACCCCTTGAATGCATCCGGGAGATCGAACAACTGGATCACATAGAATCAGTACACCTTGTTCATTTTTAA
- a CDS encoding ABC transporter permease subunit: MRFFKICKSFYKSGLLAIAVLTFRDISRQTLFYFILGVGCCLLFFSSFFTLFAFGEESRMIREMGISTIVLCCLCLASLSATSTLFTEREQGTLVTLLCKPVAQRTILLGKFFGITGVIFFVCMFMGFFLSLAITIKGFPGDYRNFTTSLISVAAFVFLKLLFSFLQVAIICSIAILGSVCLPMVSNLGLCMVVYIVGNLTQSFYGIFQENGNLSALFWFILFFFSVIPNLSEFSNIESSFESVRFVTIALMVLYTVLYVTFILTVACELFEKKECS, translated from the coding sequence ATGAGATTTTTTAAAATTTGCAAGTCATTTTATAAATCCGGACTTCTGGCGATTGCTGTTCTTACGTTCAGGGATATCTCGCGACAAACGCTGTTTTATTTTATTCTGGGCGTTGGTTGTTGTTTACTATTCTTCTCATCATTTTTTACCCTGTTTGCCTTTGGGGAAGAATCGAGAATGATCAGGGAGATGGGGATATCTACAATCGTGCTCTGTTGCTTATGTCTTGCATCTCTGAGCGCAACGAGTACCCTCTTTACAGAAAGAGAACAAGGCACTCTTGTAACCCTGTTGTGTAAACCTGTTGCCCAGAGGACCATCCTTCTTGGCAAGTTTTTTGGGATCACAGGGGTTATTTTCTTTGTGTGTATGTTTATGGGGTTTTTTTTATCATTAGCCATAACGATAAAAGGGTTTCCTGGGGATTACCGTAATTTTACCACCTCACTGATAAGTGTTGCCGCTTTTGTTTTTCTTAAACTGCTTTTCTCTTTTCTCCAGGTTGCGATCATTTGCTCAATTGCAATATTGGGATCCGTCTGCCTTCCTATGGTATCCAACCTGGGCCTTTGTATGGTGGTTTATATTGTCGGGAATCTGACACAATCTTTCTATGGAATATTTCAGGAAAATGGAAACTTAAGCGCCCTTTTTTGGTTTATCCTGTTCTTTTTTTCCGTTATTCCAAACCTGAGTGAATTTAGTAACATAGAGAGTTCTTTTGAAAGTGTTCGTTTTGTTACGATAGCACTGATGGTATTGTATACGGTTCTGTATGTAACATTCATTCTTACCGTAGCATGCGAGCTTTTTGAGAAAAAGGAATGTAGCTAA
- a CDS encoding type I restriction endonuclease subunit R produces MSFYESDIEQLALETLKEEHGYKILYGPDISEGKYKEREYPEVILQARLKNAIDKINVPIPEDAREEAFKKVLRTFSVSMMENNESFHRMLTEGVDVKFHVGEGKSRTEKVWLIDFMNPDNNEFLAVNQYTVVENQNNKRPDIVLFINGIPLVVIELKNPIDENADIKAAFNQLQTYKQLIPSLFAYNVFLIASDGWFARIGTITSDYARFMEWKTADGETIVDAKVEPELEPMIKGLLNKKTLLDIIRHFIVFEEAREKTLKKIAAYHQYYAVNKAIESTIRAIGEVPQSVQDSPEKYGFASVRDQSPGDKRAGVVWHTQGSGKSLTMVFYVGKLVLAEEMNNPTIVVLTDRNDLDQQLFETFTNCQQLIRQKPQQAVNREDIKKLLAVSSGGVVFTTIQKFLPEDVGAQYPLLSERQNIVVIADEAHRSQYDFIDGFARHMRDALPNASFIGFTGTPIEKEDKNTQAVFGNYIDVYDIQQAVEDGATVRIYYESRLAKIELSEAERKKLDEKVEDITEGDELSERQLRFARWTSKEAVVGSQQRLQQVAADMVNHFEQRLLAAEGKAMFVCMSRGICVALHNEIITLRPYWYDADDNKGSVKVIMTGSASDPLDWQGHIRNKQRRIKIGDRLKDPGDPLKLVIVRDMWLTGFDAPCLHTLYIDKPMNGHNLMQAIARVNRVFGDKEGGLVVDYIGIAQDLKKALAVYTESKGRGSLAFDQEEAVARMQELYEIVVDMFHGFEYRRYFTLEPREKLNFILDATNYIAELSEEKDGQKIRNGKVRFKKNVTKLQKAFAISVPHPKAFAIRNDLAFFQAIKARFAKLDEETRTRTDEEIETAIRQIINDAIVSKEVVDIFDAAGLKKPDISILSDEFLAEIHGMPRKNLALELLKRLLNDEIKSRKKTNLVQGRKFSELLAEAVKRYQNGLLDSAQVIEELIKLAQQIREADRRGEELNLRTDELAFYDALADNPKAEAILGDQTLKMIAHELVDSVRRNTSIDWQIKESVQAKLRVLVKRILRKHKYPPDDPATGEYTVSVTKVLDQAELLAEYWSEN; encoded by the coding sequence ATGAGTTTTTATGAATCAGATATAGAACAACTTGCTTTGGAGACCCTCAAAGAGGAGCATGGATATAAAATCCTCTACGGACCTGATATTTCTGAAGGCAAATACAAAGAGCGTGAATACCCGGAAGTAATACTTCAGGCGCGGTTAAAAAACGCAATTGATAAAATAAATGTCCCGATCCCGGAAGATGCCCGGGAAGAGGCGTTTAAAAAAGTCTTGCGCACCTTCTCTGTCAGCATGATGGAAAACAACGAGTCTTTCCACCGGATGCTTACCGAAGGCGTAGACGTTAAGTTCCATGTGGGCGAAGGCAAGTCAAGAACAGAGAAGGTATGGCTGATTGATTTCATGAATCCTGATAATAATGAGTTTCTGGCAGTCAATCAATATACCGTAGTTGAAAATCAGAACAATAAACGGCCGGACATTGTGTTATTTATTAACGGCATTCCTCTGGTTGTGATTGAACTGAAAAATCCCATCGACGAAAACGCTGACATTAAAGCTGCATTTAATCAACTACAGACCTATAAGCAATTAATTCCTTCGCTTTTTGCCTACAATGTCTTCCTTATTGCCAGCGATGGATGGTTTGCCAGGATTGGCACGATTACCAGCGACTATGCCCGGTTTATGGAGTGGAAAACCGCTGATGGAGAAACTATTGTTGACGCCAAGGTAGAACCTGAACTTGAACCGATGATTAAAGGTCTTTTAAATAAAAAGACTTTATTGGATATTATAAGACATTTCATCGTATTTGAGGAGGCAAGAGAAAAGACGCTCAAAAAAATCGCCGCGTACCATCAGTATTATGCTGTCAATAAGGCAATCGAATCAACAATTCGCGCAATAGGAGAAGTTCCGCAGAGTGTGCAGGATAGTCCGGAAAAATATGGTTTCGCAAGTGTGCGGGATCAATCTCCGGGAGACAAAAGAGCCGGTGTTGTATGGCATACCCAAGGCAGCGGCAAAAGTCTTACGATGGTTTTTTATGTTGGAAAGCTGGTACTTGCCGAAGAAATGAATAATCCTACGATCGTGGTTTTGACTGACCGCAATGATTTGGATCAGCAGTTATTTGAAACATTTACCAATTGTCAGCAATTGATTCGCCAAAAACCGCAACAGGCGGTCAACCGGGAGGACATAAAAAAGTTACTCGCTGTTTCATCAGGCGGTGTGGTGTTTACGACTATTCAGAAGTTCCTGCCGGAAGATGTTGGGGCACAATATCCCCTTTTGAGCGAAAGGCAAAATATTGTGGTTATTGCCGACGAAGCGCACCGCAGTCAGTATGATTTTATTGACGGATTTGCACGGCACATGCGCGATGCCTTGCCCAATGCCTCATTTATCGGATTTACCGGTACTCCTATCGAGAAGGAAGATAAAAATACGCAGGCGGTATTTGGTAATTATATAGACGTTTATGATATTCAACAGGCGGTAGAAGATGGAGCGACAGTCCGCATCTATTATGAAAGCCGCCTGGCAAAGATTGAACTTTCAGAAGCTGAACGTAAAAAGCTTGATGAGAAAGTCGAAGATATTACCGAAGGTGATGAGCTTTCAGAGCGGCAGCTTCGTTTTGCCAGATGGACGAGCAAAGAAGCTGTGGTCGGAAGCCAACAGCGGCTTCAACAGGTTGCGGCTGACATGGTTAACCATTTTGAACAGCGCTTATTAGCGGCAGAGGGTAAAGCCATGTTTGTCTGCATGAGCCGCGGGATTTGTGTCGCCCTTCATAATGAAATTATTACGTTACGTCCGTACTGGTATGATGCTGATGATAATAAAGGTTCGGTAAAGGTTATTATGACCGGTTCTGCCAGCGATCCCCTGGATTGGCAGGGACATATCCGTAATAAGCAGAGAAGAATCAAAATTGGTGACCGGTTGAAAGACCCCGGAGACCCACTAAAGCTTGTGATTGTCCGCGATATGTGGCTTACCGGCTTTGATGCACCCTGTTTACATACCCTTTACATTGACAAGCCGATGAATGGACACAACCTCATGCAGGCAATCGCTCGTGTGAACCGTGTTTTTGGCGATAAAGAAGGTGGACTGGTAGTTGATTATATTGGTATTGCTCAGGATTTAAAAAAGGCACTGGCAGTTTACACCGAAAGTAAAGGCAGAGGTAGCCTGGCGTTTGATCAGGAAGAAGCGGTTGCCAGGATGCAGGAATTATACGAGATTGTTGTGGATATGTTCCATGGATTTGAGTATCGCAGGTACTTTACGCTTGAGCCAAGAGAAAAATTAAACTTTATCTTAGATGCTACGAATTATATAGCAGAATTATCAGAAGAAAAAGACGGACAGAAAATACGGAATGGTAAAGTTCGCTTTAAGAAGAACGTTACAAAGCTGCAAAAAGCATTTGCGATTTCAGTACCTCATCCGAAGGCGTTTGCGATTCGGAATGATTTGGCGTTCTTTCAGGCTATTAAAGCACGATTCGCAAAATTAGATGAAGAGACAAGGACGCGAACAGACGAGGAAATTGAAACAGCTATCAGACAGATCATAAATGATGCTATTGTTTCAAAGGAAGTTGTTGATATTTTCGATGCTGCTGGCTTGAAGAAGCCGGATATTTCCATTCTCTCAGACGAGTTTCTTGCTGAAATTCATGGAATGCCCCGGAAAAATCTTGCTTTGGAATTATTGAAGCGTCTCCTGAATGATGAAATAAAAAGCCGGAAAAAGACGAATTTGGTTCAGGGCAGAAAATTCTCAGAACTTTTAGCTGAAGCGGTTAAGCGGTATCAGAATGGTCTTTTGGATTCTGCTCAGGTGATTGAAGAGTTGATTAAGCTGGCGCAGCAGATTCGTGAGGCAGACAGACGTGGAGAGGAGCTTAATCTGCGGACGGATGAACTGGCGTTTTATGACGCCCTTGCAGATAATCCTAAAGCTGAGGCAATACTGGGTGATCAGACTCTTAAAATGATTGCTCATGAATTAGTTGATAGTGTAAGGAGAAACACGAGTATTGACTGGCAGATTAAGGAAAGTGTTCAGGCAAAATTACGTGTGCTTGTAAAACGAATCTTGCGAAAGCATAAGTACCCACCAGACGATCCGGCTACCGGTGAATATACTGTTTCTGTTACAAAAGTTTTAGACCAGGCGGAACTGCTTGCTGAGTATTGGAGTGAAAACTAA
- a CDS encoding formylglycine-generating enzyme family protein, translated as MPFRYKGFILTAVICFLYIGFTERLSTAREEYPDMVFIPAGEFTMGENTYYNWTFMLAFNIYDGPEHTVYLDDYFIDKYEVTNEQYRKFVEETGYRMPRCWNDERFNQPDQPVNGVTWDDAVAYATWAGKRLPTEAEWEKAARGTDKRLWPWGNTFDKGKCNVWESGIRRTAPAESYEEGKTPYGCYNMAGNVWEWCADYYDQNYYYVSPRENPTGPETGQQRVIRGGGFLYFGHYARCAARYRVPWYAESPQIGFRCAKSVEKR; from the coding sequence GTGCCGTTCCGGTATAAAGGTTTTATCCTGACTGCAGTAATATGTTTTTTGTACATCGGTTTTACAGAAAGACTATCAACTGCACGGGAAGAGTACCCTGATATGGTTTTTATACCTGCAGGAGAGTTTACGATGGGTGAAAATACCTATTATAACTGGACCTTCATGCTGGCCTTCAACATTTATGACGGCCCTGAGCATACCGTTTATCTGGATGATTACTTTATCGATAAATATGAAGTGACGAATGAGCAGTACCGGAAATTTGTTGAAGAAACAGGCTATCGGATGCCACGTTGCTGGAATGATGAACGTTTTAATCAGCCTGACCAGCCTGTCAACGGAGTTACCTGGGATGATGCCGTTGCATATGCAACCTGGGCCGGGAAACGATTACCGACAGAGGCTGAATGGGAAAAGGCCGCGCGGGGAACTGACAAGCGGTTATGGCCTTGGGGGAATACCTTTGATAAAGGAAAATGCAATGTGTGGGAATCCGGAATAAGAAGGACTGCCCCTGCTGAAAGCTATGAGGAGGGGAAGACCCCATATGGATGCTACAATATGGCCGGAAACGTATGGGAATGGTGCGCTGATTATTATGATCAAAACTACTACTACGTATCTCCAAGAGAAAATCCGACAGGGCCGGAGACTGGGCAGCAAAGGGTTATCAGGGGCGGCGGGTTTCTCTATTTTGGACACTATGCGCGATGTGCTGCACGTTACCGTGTACCATGGTATGCGGAGAGTCCTCAGATCGGTTTCCGTTGCGCTAAATCCGTTGAAAAAAGATAA
- a CDS encoding ParB/RepB/Spo0J family partition protein: MSKKEKLSRSLQTLLGGVIGIEDVMQQGRETGRSDIIKLNPHDIKPNNHQPRDAFHEKEMHGLVESIKKYGILQPIIVRPVSEGYMLIAGERRWRAAKQIGLKEIPAVVREADELNNLEIALIENIQREDLNPIEKAAGFQRLINEFGLTQEQVAKAMGKDRSSVTNYIRLLDLPREIQDNVSRGTISMGHARALLSLREKEKQLSLSGRIIKEGLSVREVETIVSLEKVEKNSNTATPKKRMHPQVEDMEDRFRRFFGTKVSIKERNGKGKITITFNNNEEFCRIANTLGVHL, translated from the coding sequence ATGTCAAAAAAGGAAAAACTCAGCCGCAGCTTACAAACATTATTAGGCGGCGTTATAGGAATAGAGGACGTGATGCAACAAGGCAGGGAGACAGGACGAAGCGACATTATAAAACTCAACCCGCATGATATCAAACCTAACAATCACCAACCGCGCGATGCCTTTCATGAGAAGGAAATGCATGGGTTGGTAGAGTCGATAAAAAAATACGGCATCCTGCAGCCTATCATCGTAAGACCTGTTTCAGAGGGATACATGCTCATTGCAGGCGAACGCCGGTGGAGGGCAGCAAAACAGATTGGATTGAAAGAAATCCCCGCAGTTGTCCGGGAAGCAGATGAACTCAACAATCTGGAGATTGCCTTGATAGAAAATATTCAGAGAGAAGACCTTAATCCGATTGAAAAGGCTGCAGGATTTCAAAGGTTAATCAATGAATTTGGCCTTACCCAGGAACAGGTTGCAAAGGCAATGGGAAAAGACAGGAGCTCGGTAACGAATTATATCAGACTGCTGGATCTGCCCCGTGAAATCCAGGACAACGTTTCACGTGGAACAATATCCATGGGGCATGCACGGGCACTTTTATCTTTACGTGAAAAGGAAAAACAACTGAGCCTTTCCGGGCGGATCATAAAAGAAGGGCTCTCGGTTAGAGAAGTAGAAACCATTGTTTCGCTGGAGAAAGTTGAAAAAAACAGCAACACAGCAACACCAAAGAAAAGGATGCATCCGCAGGTCGAGGACATGGAAGACCGGTTCAGAAGGTTTTTTGGAACAAAGGTCTCCATAAAAGAAAGAAACGGAAAAGGAAAGATAACGATCACATTCAATAATAACGAAGAATTCTGCCGTATTGCAAATACACTGGGGGTTCACTTGTAA